Proteins encoded by one window of Leishmania infantum JPCM5 genome chromosome 32:
- a CDS encoding putative ATP-binding cassette protein subfamily B, member 3: MGERVAAAGQEAQRSPHRPLPPADQPASPGDDMPFNAAQKTSAGDATTEPEISAKKEKPTASITTPPRLDGIQISENASDIPVGRVLWKMWTYLWPHGEPKIKMLVASSVLCVLVAKVLRVAVPFWFKTIVDLLAPTTATAEAVTVAGPLTVGVFGCVVAYGICRITTFVSEELKTVLFAPVGGHASTKLSMEMFNKLHQLDLDYHLSRETGVLSKDLDRGSRAFWSLAYVLLFMIAPTIFEMGLVCYALNSQAGPQFIGIALIAVFSYVAWTFLVTNWRSKFRTRYNALESRVGGLIVDSLLNYETIKYFGSEKYESERIRKETENMNKKLVILDQTMALLNFGQQLIFVVASVLSLYLATCGVLTGAMTVGDLVLVDALLMQLYMPLSYLGMIYREVQSSTQNMQAMIALLDQKSNVKDKADAETYKYIDGTIELHDVTFEYKKELNRLVLRNLSLKIPGGKTVAFVGPSGSGKSTIFRLLFRFYDPTSGQVLLDGQPLDKLRMESVRKCIGVIPQDTVLFNESVRYNIRYGRMDATDAEVEAAARAASLHDTIARMSEGYDTSVGERGLRLSGGEKQRISIARVLLRDPPILLADEATSALDSMTELNVMETLKNATERTRRRTIVLVAHRLTTVKEADIIFVLDGKGGLAEQGTHAELLDKGGLYAAMWHQQLNEQYQATGGAAPEDAHATDAKPTATNG; this comes from the coding sequence ATGGGCGagcgggtggcggcggcaggccaGGAGGCCCAGAGGAGCCCACATCGCCCGCTGCCACCAGCGGATCAGCCTGCCTCGCCAGGAGATGACATGCCATTCAACGCGGCGCAGAAGACGAGCGCAGGGGACGCCACGACAGAACCGGAGATATCAGCCAAGAAGGAAAAGCCTACGGCGAGCATCACCACACCACCTCGCCTGGACGGGATTCAAATCTCGGAGAACGCGTCTGACATCCCCGTCGGCCGCGTTCTGTGGAAGATGTGGACCTACCTCTGGCCACACGGCGAGCCAAAGATCAAGATGCTCGTGGCCAGCagtgtgttgtgtgtgctggtggCCAAGGTGCTGAGGGTGGCGGTTCCTTTCTGGTTCAAGACGATCGTGGACCTACTGGCCCCCACCACGGCAACAGCGGAGGCTGTGACGGTGGCCGGCCCGCTCACGGTAGGCGTGTTCGGGTGTGTTGTGGCGTACGGCATCTGCCGCATCACGACCTTCGTCTCCGAGGAGCTCAAGACGGTGCTATTCGCCCCGGTCGGCGGGCACGCCTCCACGAAGTTGTCGATGGAGATGTTCAACAAGCTGCACCAGCTCGACCTCGACTATCACCTCAGCCGCGAGACCGGCGTCCTGAGCAAAGACCTCGACCGCGGTAGCCGCGCGTTCTGGTCCTTGGCGTACGTGCTGCTCTTCATGATTGCTCCGACAATCTTCGAGATGGGGCTTGTATGCTATGCCCTCAACAGCCAGGCTGGCCCGCAGTTCATCGGCATTGCACTCATCGCGGTCTTCTCCTACGTGGCGTGGACCTTTTTGGTGACGAACTGGCGCTCGAAGTTTCGCACGCGCTACAACGCCCTTGAGAGCCGTGTCGGCGGGCTTATCGTGGACTCGCTGCTCAACTACGAGACGATCAAGTACTTTGGCTCAGAGAAGTACGAGTCCGAGCGCATTCGCAAGGAAACGGAGAACATGAACAAGAAGCTTGTGATTCTTGATCAgacgatggcgctgctgaactTTGGGCAGCAGCTCATTTTCGTGGTGGCCAGTGTGCTGAGTCTGTACCTCGCCACGTGCGGTGTGCTGACGGGGGCGATGACGGTTGGCGACTTGGTGCTGGTGGACGCGCTCCTGATGCAGCTCTATATGCCGCTGAGCTACCTCGGCATGATTTACCGCGAGGTCCAGTCCAGCACGCAGAACATGCAGGCAATGATAGCCTTGCTAGACCAAAAGTCGAACGTGAAAGACAAGGCGGACGCGGAGACATACAAGTATATCGACGGCACCATCGAGCTGCACGACGTCACCTTTGAGTACAAGAAAGAGCTCAACCGCCTCGTCCTGCGCAACCTCAGTCTCAAGATTCCAGGAGGTAAGACAGTGGCCTTTGTCGGCCCTTCGGGGAGCGGCAAGAGCACCAtcttccgcctcctcttccgcttctACGACCCCACTTCTGGGCaagtgctgctggacggGCAGCCCCTCGACAAACTGCGCATGGAGAGCGTACGCAAGTGCATCGGGGTCATCCCACAAGATACGGTGCTCTTCAACGAGTCAGTTCGGTACAACATCCGCTATGGCCGCATGGACGCGACGGATGCCGAGGTGGAGGCCGCAGCGAGGGCTGCAAGCCTGCACGACACCATAGCGCGCATGAGCGAAGGCTACGACACATCTGTCGGTGAGCGGGGCCTCAGgctgagcggcggcgagaagcagcgcatTTCCATTGCGCGCGTTCTGCTGAGGGACCCTCCTATCCTACTAGCCGACGAGGCCACCTCCGCACTCGACAGCATGACCGAGCTGAACGTGATGGAGACACTCAAGAACGCTACTGAGCGGACGCGGCGACGCACAATTGTCCTCGTCGCACACCGCCTCACGACCGTGAAGGAAGCCGACATTATCTTTGTGCTCGACGGCAAAGGTGGCCTTGCAGAGCAAGGCACCCatgcggagctgctggacaaGGGCGGCTTGTACGCTGCTATGTGGCATCAGCAGCTGAACGAACAGTATCAGGCTaccggcggtgccgcacccgaagacgcgcacgcgacggATGCGAAGCCCACTGCCACAAACGGCTGA